One Streptomyces hundungensis DNA segment encodes these proteins:
- a CDS encoding alpha/beta hydrolase yields MKTASVRIAVVTALLVTGVGSFTPLAQARPASQRGDLIQVEAVSTRTPSQVSDFLKSAGIDNTEVRYGVRGYRITYRTITPQGTPTTATGLLVLPEDGRHTRLDVVADTHGTMVDRDYAPSVGEDDGRLSPYLHASVGRAVAAPDYLGLGKGPGRHPYMDTASAVSASLDMLRATRTAARELGRPLTGNVYGTGFSQGGQVAMALGRALSQGADAHFRLKALAPVSGPYDIVGQEMPALFDGRVNDTSGVLYMAYWLTAQNRLHPLYGDTRNAFREPYAQVVEGLFDTHHTTEEVLAALPSTVKEMLTPAFYARLQHPSGALFDAARNNDHTCDWKPDVPVRLYTASGDTDVPIGNTLSCARQLAAHGKRTPVTDQGEVDHNGAFKKSVPQIVRLFNSLAGIAGTA; encoded by the coding sequence ATGAAGACAGCGAGCGTTCGGATCGCAGTGGTAACCGCCTTGCTGGTCACGGGAGTTGGGAGTTTCACTCCCCTCGCGCAGGCCCGCCCCGCCTCCCAGCGGGGCGACCTCATCCAGGTCGAGGCCGTATCCACCCGCACCCCATCCCAGGTCTCCGACTTCCTCAAGTCGGCCGGCATCGACAACACCGAGGTTCGTTACGGCGTACGCGGTTACCGGATCACGTACCGTACCATCACCCCGCAAGGGACCCCCACCACCGCCACCGGCCTCCTCGTGTTGCCCGAGGACGGCCGCCACACCCGGCTCGATGTCGTCGCGGACACCCACGGCACCATGGTCGACCGCGACTACGCGCCCTCCGTCGGCGAGGACGACGGACGGCTCTCGCCGTATCTGCACGCCTCGGTCGGCCGGGCCGTCGCCGCACCCGACTATCTGGGGCTCGGCAAGGGGCCCGGCCGCCACCCGTACATGGACACCGCCTCCGCCGTGTCCGCATCGCTGGACATGCTGCGGGCCACCCGCACCGCCGCCCGTGAGCTGGGACGCCCGCTGACCGGGAACGTGTACGGGACCGGCTTCTCGCAGGGCGGCCAGGTCGCCATGGCGCTCGGCCGGGCACTGAGCCAGGGTGCCGACGCACACTTCCGGTTGAAGGCGCTCGCGCCGGTCTCGGGCCCGTACGACATCGTGGGACAGGAGATGCCCGCGCTCTTCGACGGGCGGGTGAACGACACCAGCGGCGTGCTGTACATGGCGTACTGGCTCACTGCGCAGAACCGGCTGCACCCCCTTTACGGCGACACGAGGAACGCCTTTCGCGAGCCGTACGCCCAGGTCGTCGAGGGGCTTTTCGACACCCACCACACCACGGAAGAGGTACTCGCAGCGCTGCCCAGCACCGTGAAGGAGATGCTCACGCCGGCCTTCTACGCGCGGCTCCAGCACCCCAGCGGCGCCCTGTTCGACGCAGCGCGGAACAACGACCACACCTGCGACTGGAAACCCGATGTGCCGGTCCGGCTCTACACCGCGAGCGGCGACACGGACGTACCGATCGGCAACACGCTGAGCTGCGCCCGACAGCTGGCCGCGCACGGGAAGAGAACCCCTGTGACCGACCAAGGAGAGGTCGACCACAACGGCGCCTTCAAGAAGTCGGTGCCACAGATCGTGCGGCTCTTCAACTCCCTTGCCGGTATTGCCGGTACGGCTTAG